Genomic segment of Streptomyces longhuiensis:
CCTCGTGCGTGATGACGGCGCGCACGCCGGGCATCTCGCGCGCGTGGGTGGTGTCGATGGAGAGGATGCGCGCGTGCGGGTGCGGGGAGCGCAGGACGGCAGCCCACAGCAGGCCCTCGGCCCACAGGTCGGCGGCGTACGGGAAGGTGCCCTCCGTCTTGGCGCGCGCCTCGGCGGGCGGCAGGGAGGCCCCGAGGCCGTGGGGGAGCGGCTCGGCCACGGGGGCCGCGGGCGCGGTGGCTGTTGCTTCGTCACTCACGCCAGGCCTCCGTCCTGAATACCTTCGGTCGCGCTGGGTCCCGCCTGGTGCGGGATGCGGGCCTCGCCCCCGGCGTCACCCGCGGAGGCGGTCGACCCCGCCGAGTCCGTCGAGTCCGTCGCGGTGGCCGCGCCCGTCGCCGTCGCCTCGCGTTCGGTGACGACCTGCTGTACGGCGTCCAGGATCCCGCGGTAGCCGGAGCAGCGGCACAGGTTGCCGCACAGCGCCTGGCGGGTCTCCAGTTCGGTGGGGGCCGGGTTGCCCTCGAGGAGGTCGTGCACGGTCATCGCCATGCCGGGCACGCAGAATCCGCACTGGACGGCACAGCGGCCGGCGAGGGCGCGCTGCACGTCGGAGGGCTGCCCGTCGGCGGCCAGGCCCTCCACGGTGCGCACTTCGCTGCCGGCCGCGGTGGCACCGGGCACGAGGCAGGAGGCCACGAGGCGGCCGTCGACCTGCACGTTGCAGGCACCGCACTCGCCCTGCGAGCAGCCGTCCTTGGCCCCGGCCAGGCCCAGGCGCTCGCGCAGGACGTAGAGCAGTGACTCGCCGATCCAGGCGCCGGTGACGGGGCGGTCGGTGCCGTTGACCCGCAGGACGTAGGAGGCGAGGGGGTGGTCGTCGTGGAGGGGGGCGACCACGGCGTCGGGGGCGGGCTCGTCGGGGGCGGCGTCCTCAGGAGCGGCGGCTTCGGTGACGTCGGGGGCTTCGTCGACCTCAGAAGTGTCAGAAACCGCAGGAGCCGCATAGACCTCCGGGGCCTCCACGACCTCCGCGACCTCCGGGATCTCTGAGACCTCCGCGACCTCCGGGATCTCTGAGACCTCCGCGACCTCCGAGATCTCCGAAGCCTCGGCCGTCGGCACCCGCACCGGCCCCTCCGCCGACTCGGCGGCGACGTCCGCGAAGGCATGTGCCTCGCCGTCCGCCGTCCCGACCGGCTCGGGTTCGCCGTGCACGCCGCGTACCGCGTGTATGTCGCTTGCGTTCCCCTGCGCCGGCTCCGGCGCGACCTCAGGCGCGACGTCGGACTCGATCGCCGGCTCGAACTCGGGCTCGAACTCGTCCTCCGGAACGCCCCGCGCAGGCTCCCGTGCCCACTCCTCCGCCGCCCAGGGCGCCACCGCGCCCCCCGGCAGCGTCGCCGGAGGCGTCCGGCCCCACTGCGCGGCGAGGGACGAGGTGGTGAACTCGCCCGACTCGTCCGGAAGATCCCCTTCGGCGATGACCGGAATCGACCACTGCCCGGTCTGCGCCGCCTGGCCGGCCCCGGCCTGGTCGTGGGCGGGCGGCGCCTGGTGCTCGACGTCCGAGAAGTTCCACTGCCCGGTCACCCCGGCCCCGTGGCCGTACGAAGGCATCGCCTCCGGAGCGGCCGGTGCGACGTGTTCGGCGTGTTCGGCGGGTTCGGGCCAGTGCACCTCGCCGGTCCCCGCGCCCGTGGGCGCCACCTGCGCGCCCGTCACGTCGGGCGGCAGCACCCACACGCCCGTCGCCGCCGGGTCCGTGGCCGCGGGGCCGCCGGGCGCGATGGTGATCTGCGGCGGTACGTAACCGTGTCCCGGCGCGGCCAGCGGCACGTCGGGCAGGCCGCCCTCGGGGAGCTGCACGAAGGCGGTGGCGTCCGCGTCGTAGTCACCCTGGGGCAGCGGCTCCCAGCCGCCGCCCTGGTGACCACCGTGGCCACCGTGGTTGTGCTCGTCAGTCACGACAGCGCCCTCCCAAGTGCACGTCGGGCCAGCGCGGCGACCGTGCGCCGCAGGTGCAGTACGGCGGGCGGCAGCTGTTCCTGGGTGCCGTCCGGGGCCGGGGCGGCGTCGGGGATGCAGGCCGCGGCGACGTACTCGCCGAACGCGGTCAGCGCCTCGGGCACGAGCTTCCGCTCGCCGTCCCAGTCGATGAGCGAGGCCACCCACTGCTCGGCCTCCAGGGGCCGCAGCGGCATGGGCGCGATCGCGCCGACCGCGCACCGCACGCCGCGCCTCGCGGGGTCGAGGACGAGCGCGACGGACGCGAGGGCGCGTCCGGGGCCGGTGCGGCCGGTGGCCTTGAGGAAGGTCTGCGGGGCGTGCAGGAGCGGCACGCGCACGAAGCCGATGAGTTCGCCGGGGCTGAGCATCTCCATGCCCGCGAGCAGGTGGGAGACGGGCACCTCGCGCCGCGCGCCGCCGGGGCCCGCGATGATGAGGGTGGCTTCGAGGGCGGCCAGGACGGGCAGCGTGTCGCCGGTCGCGGCGGCGGAGGCGATGTTGCCGCCGAGGGTGCCCGCGTTACGGATCTGGGGCGGTCCGGCGGCGCGGGCCGCGGCCGCGAGCGCGGGGATCAGGGCGGCGAAGTCGGGGCGCCCGATGCGGGCGTGCGTGAGGCCGGCGCCGAGCAGAGCGTGACCGTCCTGGTACTGCCAGCCGCGGATCTCGCTGATGCGGCCGAGGCCGACGAGGGCGGCGGGGCGCAGGAGTCCGGCGTTGACCGAGGCCATCAGGTCGGTGCCGCCCGCGACCGGGACCGCGGCGGGCATGGCGGCGAGTGCTGCCACGGCCTCGTCGAGCGAGCCCGGGAGCGTCACGGCCTGCGTTGCGTGCGTGGTCAAACCGGCTGCCCCTTCCCGATGTCCGGCACTTCGCCCGGCGGCTTCGGCATGTGAGCCGTCGTTCGCGCCGTTACGCCTGTTCCGCCGTACGGTACGTGCTGACAGGCCGGACGTGGCAACTCTGGCACATCTTCCCGGGGGCCCGGCGAGGGGGTCCGCTAGGAGGCTTTCGCCCCGAGGACCAGGGAGATGGATCGATTTCGCCCCTGGTCACCGGTCGGTACGCATTGCCACTCTTCGGTGATTTTTGTAAGGCTTTTTCGTGCGGTCCCACGGTCCCAGGGCCGGAGCCCCGGGGCACGCGTACGGCGGGCGTCTCACACGTTCGGGGGCGCCCCCTCGATCGGGCGTCCGAGCACACCCGGTCGCTGCTGCCACGGAAGGGGCCCTGTGGGCGGGCGGTAGCCGACGCCGAGAGCGTCAAGGCGGCCGTAGTGGGCGGTCATTCGGCGCCGGAAGTCCGCGTAGTCGCGCTCGGCAGGTGCGGGCAGGGCGCACCAGGCGACCTCGGCGAAGGCCGCCAGGCGCGGGAACACCTGGTAGTCGACGCGGGCCTGGCTCTCCATCACCTCGGTCCACACGTTGGCCTGGGTGCCCAGGACGTGCCGCGCCTCCTCCTCGGTGAGCTGCGGCGGGACGGGCTCGAAGCGGTAGACGTCCTCCAGCGTGCGGACGTATCCGATGGGCATCGGCTCGTCGTCGCCCGGCGCCTGACGGTGGTCCAGGTACACCTGCTGCTCGGGGCACATGACGACGTCGTGTCCGGCGCGGGCGGCGGTGATG
This window contains:
- a CDS encoding 2Fe-2S iron-sulfur cluster-binding protein yields the protein MTDEHNHGGHGGHQGGGWEPLPQGDYDADATAFVQLPEGGLPDVPLAAPGHGYVPPQITIAPGGPAATDPAATGVWVLPPDVTGAQVAPTGAGTGEVHWPEPAEHAEHVAPAAPEAMPSYGHGAGVTGQWNFSDVEHQAPPAHDQAGAGQAAQTGQWSIPVIAEGDLPDESGEFTTSSLAAQWGRTPPATLPGGAVAPWAAEEWAREPARGVPEDEFEPEFEPAIESDVAPEVAPEPAQGNASDIHAVRGVHGEPEPVGTADGEAHAFADVAAESAEGPVRVPTAEASEISEVAEVSEIPEVAEVSEIPEVAEVVEAPEVYAAPAVSDTSEVDEAPDVTEAAAPEDAAPDEPAPDAVVAPLHDDHPLASYVLRVNGTDRPVTGAWIGESLLYVLRERLGLAGAKDGCSQGECGACNVQVDGRLVASCLVPGATAAGSEVRTVEGLAADGQPSDVQRALAGRCAVQCGFCVPGMAMTVHDLLEGNPAPTELETRQALCGNLCRCSGYRGILDAVQQVVTEREATATGAATATDSTDSAGSTASAGDAGGEARIPHQAGPSATEGIQDGGLA
- a CDS encoding FAD binding domain-containing protein, giving the protein MTTHATQAVTLPGSLDEAVAALAAMPAAVPVAGGTDLMASVNAGLLRPAALVGLGRISEIRGWQYQDGHALLGAGLTHARIGRPDFAALIPALAAAARAAGPPQIRNAGTLGGNIASAAATGDTLPVLAALEATLIIAGPGGARREVPVSHLLAGMEMLSPGELIGFVRVPLLHAPQTFLKATGRTGPGRALASVALVLDPARRGVRCAVGAIAPMPLRPLEAEQWVASLIDWDGERKLVPEALTAFGEYVAAACIPDAAPAPDGTQEQLPPAVLHLRRTVAALARRALGRALS